Below is a genomic region from Homo sapiens chromosome X, GRCh38.p14 Primary Assembly.
tgaggtctcactctgtcacccaggctgagagtgcagtggcacaatcttggctcactgcaacctcccccttccaggttcaagcaattctcctgccaccacgccgggctaatttttgtatttgtagtagagacagggtttcaccgtgttggccaggctggtctcgaacttctgacctcaagtgatccacctgcttcagcctcccaaagtgctaggattacaggcatgagccactatgacaggccaaaaattttttcttcaagGTCTAAAAAAGTGTTTTCTTCCATCTGTGTAACtttctgtatgtgcttttaaagtccttgtgcCATTGAGTTATAGGGCTTTGACTTCTGGGtctaaaaaggacaccaagtTCTGCTATatcttaaacactgacagcaattaCAGCCTCATCTTCAGGCCCAGTAGAAGATGCTAATCAAAGTAAACTGCGTTCATGAGATGcagggccagaaattaaaactattcaacTCCTCAAGGCCCAAGGACTATCGTGGAAGAGGTGGGCATGTGAGATTGTAAGGGCTGATATTAAGAGAAAAGTAGCTCAGTTTCTCTAGGAATTAACCATTAATATCAAAGGCACACTAAAGCAAAACCAGTATCTAGGTTGCTGTGTCAGTTTAACAAGGCTTTCTTGGAGCATTAACTCACTCCTTCATGCAAAATGATAAAGGTTACAAGgtttatagaaattatattttatactcaagatgattaaacttttattataaaatttcaaaaaaacaaatttcatttgCCCATCCTGTTTTTAATTAGGGCTTATTGTTTGGGATATTAAGCCTCCTCTCTCAAAGAATAAagattttcacctttttttttttttcttttttgaaatctttgagttactgctttggttaaatgaatgacttattttacaatgacccATGACCCTATTTCGTGATAtcaagcattttaaattttttatctttgacGAACTTTCCAAAGTCAAATTCTAACTTGAttcctcattaattttttgatatgAGTCCTCTGAAGTCCAAAAGAGACATATTGgtcttatttggtataaaaatcatacaagaagcatcgtcaaatataaaatgctgtttgactttctttgggctgtatttatAGAAATGTCATTGATATGTgctccaaaattatgggaaactcttATAATTCTGAAATAACTTCTGTATGTTATTAATTATAAACTTTATGTTAAATTGTTGTATGCTACAGAAGTAACCAAAATTTACTTGTCAATGGTGGTTTTAATAATGGCcgtcctggctgggtgtggtggctcacgcctgtaatcccagcactttggaggccaaggcgggtggatcacgaggtcaggagttcaagaccagcttggccaagatggtgagaccccgtctctcctaaaaatacaaaaattagccgggcgtggtggcacaggcctgtaatcccagctactcaggaggctgagccagagaatcacttaaacccaggaggcagaggttgcagtgagctgagatcatgccattgcactccagcctgggcaacaagagtgaaactccatttcaaaaagagaaaaaaatatacaccCCTGATTTGAAACAAGACTAGGATACACGGTAAAGAATGTTTATTCACTAAAGTTTTGACAGACTGAAGGCCATTATTTCAGATTGGAAATAGGAAACTTGAACTACACGGACACTGGGTAAAAGAACATGGGTTGAAATTTGCCTGGCAGTAGCCCAAAAGTAAATGGTCTTCGAGGTGCATGTGAAGGAACTGTAGGAGGGAAATGGGATAATTCACATCTCCGCCAATAAATAAATGTAGCCACACTAGCGTGGGGGATTTGAGGTGAGACATCGAAAATACTAAGTCATGGTGAGGGCTGGAAGACAAAAGAATGAATCACTTAATAGGAATGGCTGTGGGGAAGGGCTTGAAGGAATCATCCTCTGACTTCCATGTGAACCGTGAACATTAAACATGGAGAAATGAGGAGCGGCGGCAGATCGGTTTGGGATGCATCTTCAGGGGATGCTGAAACAACAGCAGCATTTGGTTTGCTCTACACCCCTGTCACCCCTCGCCCGCAAGCCCAGGGAGTGGTCAGCAGTGGGGCTTTGTGATGTGAAGCCACCCTAGGGCTGCCATTGGCTGGGACACTGCCTGTATGATCAAACAAAGCTCAAGGGTGTGGCTTTGCCTTGTCACCAGGAGGGTATACATAGGGAGGGCAAGAGCTCCGGGCCACTGAGAAGATTCAAAACCTACAAAAGCCTGCCACTGACATTGAAGAACCAATATATACAATGGACAAACAATCCAGTGCCGGCGGGGTGAAGAGGAGCGTCCCCTGTGATTCCAACGAGGCCAACGAGATGGTAAGACTGTTAGGTTCTGAAGTGAAGGCGAGGGTGAAAGAAAGACACACAGAGCGGGGGCGGCTCAAACAACAACACAGGAATATTGCAGACCATTGTGGAAGTGGGGGGCCCGCTTAATGCCAGAGCCCACCGCCGCTTACAGGCTGGGGTGCTTGTAGGTaggggtgggaggggcctgggcagTATGGCTTGCTGCCCGGCAGGATATTGATAAGATGTTCTTATGATCAGGTGGTTTGGCCCTTTTTCTGGTGGAATATCATTGTGGTGTTCCTTAGAACGCTGCCAAGCAAGATATGATAGGGATGTTTCTTCAGTTGGGCCTTTGTCCGCCTTGCGGACAGGTGGTTAGGCAGGATGTTTCTCACGGCCTGAACCCCCATGGGATGTTTCACTTTGACCAAGGTCTGCAAAATAGCAAAGAACTGACAAAATGGTGCAGTTTGGACTCACAGGTGACCCTACCCAcgctcctcttcttcttccccataGATCCCTACTCTGTGCTTCAACCTTCTTCTTCTCTGGATCAAACCCCTTCCTCAACCCGCATTCCTTCTTCTCATGAAGTCCCCTTGCTATCCAGTCTCTATCCTGTTCACCCAAAATAATGtcctcctggcctctccctgctttcTTAACAGATGCCGGAGACCCCAACTGGGGACTCAGACCCGCAACCTGctcctaaaaaaatgaaaacatctgaGTCCTCGACCATACTAGTGGTTCGCTACAGGAGGAACTTTAAAAGAACATCTCCAGAGGAACTGCTGAATGACCACGCCCGAGAGAACAGAATCAACCCCCTCCAAATGGAGGAGGAGGAATTCATGGAAATAATGGTTGAAATACCTGCAAAGTAGCAAGAAGCTACATCTCTCAACCTTGggcaatgaaaataaagtttgagaagctGATGGCTGTGTATATCTCTGCCTGTTTTCTGATGGTGgcgggggaagggaagggaagggaagaggtagGCATTTGAGAAGGGAGGGATATGAGGTCCTGTAGGGTTGGTGGACAGACCCACAGGTTGACAGTAAGCCAGACATTGTAAATAAGGCCTGGGGGAGGACTGATTcctaaagaaaattttcttcttaaaattttatctcaCAGGAAGTGGAGATGTGTATATGTTCACGCAACTGTACCCGGCAGCACATAGTTCTGCTGAATGGACATATCAAAGGTATTCCCATCCCCTTTCCATTTGATATTTTCCTAGGCTAGAAATAGATGCTTTATAAAGAGCAAATGTTCTGTAAAACACAAAGCACAATACAAAAGAAGATAGTAGATGTAGGAGTAAGTAAACGGCAGGAAAGCATTGCTTGTGATGAAATGATTGAAAAGCcaattctaaaacaaaatgttcaatgcatcttaaatatttgttagtGTTTTAATGACCTCAGCAGTCTTTAATCAAGATAAGTATACTTTAGAAATGTGTTGATATCCGCAAAGGGTGAATATTCAAAATCGCCATGACTTgggaaaaggaaagtaaaacaCTCTTAAGTATGAGGAGCTTTTTCCCATGGAATGTGAACTGCAAGGTGGTGAGAAGGGTTAGGTGTGATGTGGTGAGATCATTTTTAGGAGAGTGTGTCTATTATCGGCTTCCTAACACTTCCATTTTGCATGATAATTTCCTGAAAGTCATCATTTAATTAAGGCTATAGATTTTGATTACCATGTGTCTTAAAATGTCAAACAGTATAATATttatactgaaaaagaaaactgcttgGTGGATACACATCGGTTAGCGGGAAAAGACACCACAGGGATTCACCATGGAGTCACCCGTGGATGGGGTTTTAGTTTCTGTCTTTGAATTGACCTTCACATAGTGTCTACCTCTTGAGAGTTCAGGGGTGTTGGAGAGATCATTAGGTAAAACAAGAAGGTCTTCTCAGGATACATGAGGGAGTTAAATAGAAATGCAGGAGCAATTacaattttagttatttgtaaCTGTTGTTTGCTAAGTCATAACACTGTCATGgataacatgaaaaaataaaatatactaaatatcaATAGACAAAAACCAGTTTGCTTTTCTCCAACCAAATACCTAAATACCTAGCACTGATTTCCGGAACAAAATCCCACACGTACCATCTTTGGAATAAAAGAATATTCTTTCAAGTTGTCGGACCacaaggtaaaaacaaaaaatcccaatgctttttttcttactctttgaTATGTACAATTGAAGGTATTCCTCATTGCAAACTACTATTTCCACCCAGCACGAGACATTAAAGAATTTTTCATATTTAGGATAGTAATACGGGATCACATTCTTTAGCCTTAGGCATtgcagaggaaaaacaaacaaaaccaaaccaaaactaaGCTGAGAGAGGCGGAGCAAGAAAAGCAGAATAGAAGGCTGCCCAGATCAGCCCCCTCGCAAGGACACAAATTTAACAACGATCCACACAGTAGAAAACACCTCCATAAGAACCCAAAATCAGGGGAACTCTCATAGTACCTGGCggtatcactgaaagaggcactgaagagttaGAAGAAACAGTCTTAAATCGCTGACCCCACCCCTTCCCTATCCTAGGCAGTGGCAGTATGGTGTAAAGAGCATCTCTGGAAGCTGGACGAGCAAGAGCAGAGCAGTTGTGGGTCGCTGACCTCGGTGCTGTCTCTTAcaggagaaaggaaaaccagaccaaacttaGCTGACTCCCATCTGGGAAGGGAGCATTGAAACCACCTCTAGCCAGAGGGAAATTACCCATCCCAGGAATCAGAACTTGAGTTTCTGCAAACCTTGCCACCAAGGGCTAAGAAACGGTTCCAGGTTTCTCAGACAACCttaaaggcagtctaggccataagatCTCTAACTCGTAGGTGAGTTCTAGCATAGAATTGGGCCCAGAGGCAGTGGATTGTGGCGGGTATGTGGAGGGGTGCACATGACCTCCTGAGataccagctggggcagccaagtgAGTGCTGGTGTCACCCCTGCCCTAGCCCCAGACTGCCCAGCTAGCGGCTCCATAAAAGACCCcctccttccacttgaggagatgGAATAGTGAGGAGcgttttttttcttgcatcttgAATACCAGCTCAACTACAGCGGGACAGGGCACCGGTCGGGGTTGTGAAGCCCCTGCTCCAGGCACTCGCTCCTggataacatttctagacacaccctagGCCAGAAagaaacctgctgccttgaaagaaatgaaaagagaacacCTATACACTGTTTATGGGAATGTAacttagttcagccattgtagaaagcagtttggtgatttctgcAAGAACTTAGAAATACCATTCATctcagcaat
It encodes:
- the SPANXA2 gene encoding sperm protein associated with the nucleus on the X chromosome A, with translation MDKQSSAGGVKRSVPCDSNEANEMMPETPTGDSDPQPAPKKMKTSESSTILVVRYRRNFKRTSPEELLNDHARENRINPLQMEEEEFMEIMVEIPAK